From Hymenobacter sediminicola:
GTTTGGCCATGGTGCATCAGAAGCATCGCCGCCCGATGCTGGAGTGGGCCGAAAGTTTGTCGGAGGTGATGTTCAAGTTCACCAACGTGGTGATGTTCTTCGCGCCGCTGGGCGTGGGCGGCGCCTTGGCCTATACGGTCGGCAAAATGGGCTTTGCACCGCTCTTGAACGCATTCCAATTGCTGCTGACACTCTATGCAGCACTACTCGTGTTCCTGCTGGTAGTGCTGCTGCCTATTGCCTTTATTGCCCGCATTCCGGTTAAGCGCTTCATTCAGGCCATTGCGGAGCCGGTGAGCATTGCCTTCGCCACTACTTCTTCGGAAGCCGCGCTGCCCCGGGCCATGGAAGCTATGGAAAGCATTGGGGTGCCGCGCCGGGTGGTGGCCTTCGTGATGCCGACGGGCTACTCCTTCAACCTCGATGGCACCACGCTCTACCTGTCACTAGCCGCCGTATTTGTAGCGCAAGCCGCGGGCATCGACTTGTCATTGGGGCAGCAGCTGATTATGGTGTTTACCCTGATGCTGACGTCGAAAGGCGTGGCCGGCGTGCCGCGCGCTTCGCTCGTGATTCTGCTGGCTACGGTGGCTTCGTTCAATCTGCCGGCTTGGCCGGTATTCATCATCCTCGGCATTGATGCGCTGATGGACATGGCCCGTACCGCCGTCAACGTTATCGGCAACTGCCTGGCTACGGCGGTGGTGGCCCGTTGGGAAGGCGAGTTCATCGACAACTACGTGGCCCCCGACCCGGTGCAAGAACTGGCAGAAGCCGACAGTACGCTGGCACAGCACACGCACTAGTTCCTCAGCAGCAAAACAGTACATCTAGCAAGCCTCTCTCCCTCACCGGAGAGAGGCTTTTTGCTTCTGGCAATAAATACATTCATTATATCATATATTTTCAGATATTATTTATATTAGCAGTGCAATTTTCATTGAACTACATCCTCTACATTCGGGGTTCCTAGCACACAGTCCCGTAAGCAGCCAGCCTAATGCACAAGATGTTCCGCTTCTCAGTCCTGTTCTTGTTGTCCTTTGCTTTATTAGCAGGGTGCAAATCCGCTGACCGTATCATGTTCCAGACGCCCAGTCAGCGGTTGAGCAGCCAGTTGCCGCCCCTGGAAATCGAGGTAGACAATGGTGCGCTGGCACAGACGGAAGGTGCCTTACCGGAAGACCCGTTGCGCGTGTTTCGGCAGGAAGTGAGCCAGAACCTGATTGAGCCGACCGACAGTGCTCGTTTCGGCTATGCCAAACTGCTGGTGACGCAGGCCGAAGTGAAGCGCACTGGCAAGTTTTTCCAAGGCCTGCAGATGCTGACGATGATGGTGCCTAGCCTGCTGGGCCTCCCGGTTGAGTACTACCGCACCAATCTGAAAGCAGAAGTGCAGATTCTTAACGCCCGCAGCGAGGTAATTGGCAGCTATGTAGGCACCGGTAACTCCAAAGTGCGCGTGGCTATGTACCACGGCTATTCGCAGGCCAATGCGCCCCGCCTCGCCGACGTGCAGGCCCTGCGCCTAGCCCTCGACCAGATTCGGCCCCAGCTAGAAGCAAATGCAGACACACTGCGCCAGCAGCTAC
This genomic window contains:
- a CDS encoding dicarboxylate/amino acid:cation symporter produces the protein MKFSRLVPVVLLLAVVAVLLTVLAAYGVGGISPAVAQAARWVFLAAFVAYAVQRRSLTFWIVVSMFVGAEIGNDYPAFAINLKVLSDAFLRLVKTIIAPLVFGTLVVGIAGHANLKQVGKMGLKALVYFEIVTTFALFIGLAAINLTKAGVGISQKGVDANAEKLQAVEQSTSDIILHIFPENIAKSIAEGQVLQVVVFAIIFAIGLAMVHQKHRRPMLEWAESLSEVMFKFTNVVMFFAPLGVGGALAYTVGKMGFAPLLNAFQLLLTLYAALLVFLLVVLLPIAFIARIPVKRFIQAIAEPVSIAFATTSSEAALPRAMEAMESIGVPRRVVAFVMPTGYSFNLDGTTLYLSLAAVFVAQAAGIDLSLGQQLIMVFTLMLTSKGVAGVPRASLVILLATVASFNLPAWPVFIILGIDALMDMARTAVNVIGNCLATAVVARWEGEFIDNYVAPDPVQELAEADSTLAQHTH